The following are encoded in a window of Bradyrhizobium sp. WBOS07 genomic DNA:
- a CDS encoding antibiotic biosynthesis monooxygenase, which produces MARLRPLDPDFPIERQLGIDTGPVMLVNLFTLDKADEQSFLQVWQDDAVFMKRQPGFISTQLHRAIGENPAYLNYAVWQSTADFRAAFTHPEFRSKISAYPASAVASPHLFQKVAVSGICVV; this is translated from the coding sequence ATGGCACGCTTACGCCCACTGGACCCGGACTTTCCCATCGAGCGCCAGCTCGGCATCGACACCGGCCCCGTGATGCTGGTGAATCTGTTCACGCTCGACAAAGCCGACGAACAAAGCTTTCTCCAGGTCTGGCAGGACGATGCCGTCTTCATGAAACGGCAGCCGGGCTTCATCTCCACCCAGCTTCACCGCGCGATTGGCGAAAATCCCGCTTATTTGAACTATGCGGTTTGGCAGTCGACCGCCGACTTCCGGGCTGCGTTCACGCACCCGGAGTTCAGGTCGAAGATCTCGGCTTACCCTGCATCCGCGGTCGCCTCCCCGCACCTGTTCCAGAAGGTCGCGGTATCAGGCATTTGCGTCGTGTAG
- a CDS encoding DUF3240 family protein, which yields MIDQPVCLTLIVPHRLRDEVFDYLAEQGDLVSGFTALEAAGHGIEVRLHTAAERVKGHADQTVVQVVLAGQDAGRLVERMRASFAGTKLVYWTTPVTELGTID from the coding sequence ATGATCGACCAGCCCGTCTGCCTTACGCTGATCGTGCCGCATCGGCTCCGCGACGAGGTGTTCGACTATCTCGCCGAACAAGGCGATCTGGTTTCAGGATTCACAGCCCTTGAGGCCGCCGGTCACGGCATTGAGGTCCGATTGCACACGGCGGCCGAACGCGTGAAGGGCCATGCCGACCAGACCGTCGTGCAGGTGGTGTTGGCAGGGCAAGATGCCGGCCGGCTGGTCGAGCGGATGCGGGCTTCGTTCGCCGGAACCAAGCTGGTCTACTGGACGACGCCGGTGACGGAGCTCGGCACCATCGACTGA
- the ndk gene encoding nucleoside-diphosphate kinase: MALERTFSIIKPDATARNLTGAVNAVIEKAGLRIVAQKRIRMTKEQAETFYSVHKARPFFGELVEFMTSGPVVVQVLEGEGAIAKYREVMGATDPAKAAEGTVRKLYAKSIGENSVHGSDAPETAAIEIAQFFSGNEIVG, encoded by the coding sequence ATGGCCCTCGAACGCACTTTCTCGATCATCAAGCCCGACGCGACCGCGCGTAACCTGACCGGCGCCGTCAATGCCGTGATCGAAAAGGCGGGCCTGCGGATCGTCGCGCAGAAGCGCATCCGCATGACCAAGGAGCAGGCCGAGACCTTCTATTCCGTCCACAAGGCGCGCCCGTTCTTCGGCGAGCTCGTCGAGTTCATGACCTCCGGTCCGGTCGTGGTGCAAGTGCTGGAAGGCGAGGGCGCCATCGCCAAGTACCGCGAGGTGATGGGCGCGACCGATCCGGCCAAGGCCGCCGAGGGCACCGTCCGCAAGCTCTACGCCAAGTCGATCGGCGAGAATTCGGTGCACGGCTCGGATGCGCCGGAGACGGCCGCGATCGAGATCGCGCAGTTCTTCTCGGGCAACGAGATCGTCGGCTGA
- a CDS encoding MarR family winged helix-turn-helix transcriptional regulator: MRQSQRTPAGDALTNLMLDLFRLNSLLLTAGDRLVAPLGLTSARWQILGAIVQAERPQPVAWLARDLGGNRQNVQRIVNDLHAEGLVAFEANPHHRRAQLVVLTDKGRRAFDAAMALQIPWVNSLSERLAVKDLQTIHRVVAALRTKLESEAEAQT, translated from the coding sequence ATGCGACAATCCCAACGGACGCCGGCCGGCGATGCTCTGACGAACCTCATGCTCGACTTGTTTCGGCTGAACAGCCTGCTCCTGACCGCAGGGGACCGTTTGGTGGCCCCGCTCGGGCTCACCAGCGCCCGCTGGCAGATTCTCGGCGCCATCGTCCAGGCGGAGCGGCCCCAGCCGGTGGCCTGGCTCGCCCGCGATCTGGGCGGCAATCGTCAGAACGTGCAGCGGATCGTCAACGATCTGCACGCGGAAGGCCTGGTTGCCTTCGAGGCCAACCCGCATCACCGCCGAGCCCAGCTCGTGGTCCTGACTGACAAGGGGCGGCGCGCTTTCGATGCCGCCATGGCTTTGCAGATACCATGGGTCAACAGCCTATCCGAAAGGCTTGCGGTCAAGGATCTGCAAACGATTCACCGCGTCGTCGCGGCACTGCGAACCAAGCTCGAGAGCGAGGCCGAGGCGCAGACGTAG
- a CDS encoding TerC family protein: MDWLWQIFDPATIGAFFTQFRNEMAAPTFWLAVGKIIWINILLSGDNALVIALACRGLSPRHRLWGMIFGAGAAVMLRIIFTGIVATLMGLPYLKLIGGLALIVIAAKLLVPEHEDDDDVDAAAHLWHAIQIVVVADIVMSLDNVIAVAAAANGSVPLLILGLAISVPLIVAGAALIMALLEKLPVLVWAGAALLGWIAGEVIATDPGVAPGLHALFDGPLGASLDAMLGALRIPPQFGHGGAGGEYFCAALGVLVVLVVGTIWRRRKLMAAALESSERHARASAE; encoded by the coding sequence GTGGACTGGCTCTGGCAGATCTTCGATCCCGCGACGATCGGGGCATTCTTCACCCAGTTTCGCAACGAGATGGCTGCGCCGACCTTCTGGCTTGCGGTCGGCAAAATCATCTGGATCAACATCCTGCTCTCCGGCGACAACGCGCTGGTGATTGCGCTGGCGTGCCGCGGCCTCTCGCCGCGCCACCGCCTCTGGGGCATGATCTTCGGTGCCGGCGCGGCGGTGATGCTGCGGATCATCTTCACCGGCATCGTTGCCACGCTGATGGGCCTGCCGTACCTCAAGCTGATCGGCGGTCTTGCGCTGATCGTGATCGCGGCCAAGCTGTTGGTGCCGGAGCACGAGGACGATGATGACGTCGATGCCGCCGCGCATCTGTGGCACGCCATCCAGATCGTCGTGGTCGCCGACATCGTCATGAGTCTCGACAACGTCATCGCGGTGGCCGCCGCTGCCAATGGCAGCGTGCCGCTGCTGATCCTCGGCCTTGCCATCAGCGTGCCGCTGATCGTCGCCGGCGCGGCGCTGATCATGGCGCTGCTCGAAAAGCTGCCGGTGCTGGTCTGGGCCGGCGCGGCGCTGCTCGGCTGGATCGCAGGCGAGGTGATCGCGACCGATCCCGGCGTCGCGCCCGGCCTGCACGCGCTGTTCGATGGTCCGCTCGGTGCCTCGCTCGACGCCATGCTCGGTGCCCTGCGCATCCCGCCGCAATTCGGCCATGGCGGGGCCGGCGGCGAATATTTCTGCGCCGCGCTCGGCGTCCTCGTCGTGCTGGTGGTCGGCACCATCTGGCGCCGGCGCAAGCTGATGGCCGCCGCGCTGGAATCGTCCGAGCGCCACGCCAGGGCGTCGGCCGAGTAG
- a CDS encoding ABC-F family ATP-binding cassette domain-containing protein — MLSITDLSIRLAGRLLIDQSSVQITPGSRVGLVGRNGTGKSTLFKVIRGELAAEHGSVTLPPRWRIGSLAQEAPNGPESLISVVLKADLERDALLTEAESATDPHRIAEIQTRLVDIDAHSAPSRAAAILSGLGFSAADQLRPCAEFSGGWRMRVALAATLFAAPDLLLLDEPTNYLDLEGTLWLEDHLAHYPRTVIVISHDRDLLESSVDQILHLERGKLTLYKGSYSSFEEQRAARELLDAKAVKRQEAERARLQAFVDRFKAKASKARQAQSRVKMLERLKPITALVTEDVREISFPAPEKILSPPIIAVDNASVGYDPAAPVLNRVTLRIDNDDRIALLGANGNGKSTLVKLLAGRLAPFSGKVTRADKLSIAYFAQHQLDELNEDASAYDHVRKLMGDAPEAKVRARAGAIGFSGKAADTKAGKLSGGEKARLLLGLATFFGPNMIILDEPTNHLDIDSRGALAEAINEFPGAVIMVSHDRYLIEACADRLWIVADRTVTNYDGDLDEYRRLVLSTRNGEPAPRERNAPSEKPQRARSDNRGSLKKRIAEAEAEIARVSEIIAKIDTALALPDIFTRDPKQAAQLSKARANAADALARAEEQWLEASTQFDEAAG; from the coding sequence ATGCTGTCCATTACCGACCTCTCCATCCGCCTCGCCGGACGTCTTCTGATTGACCAGAGCTCCGTGCAGATCACGCCGGGCTCGCGCGTCGGCCTGGTCGGACGCAACGGCACCGGCAAGTCGACGCTGTTCAAGGTGATCCGCGGCGAGCTGGCCGCCGAGCATGGCTCGGTAACCTTGCCGCCGCGCTGGCGGATCGGCAGCCTGGCCCAGGAAGCCCCGAACGGACCGGAAAGCCTGATCTCCGTGGTGCTCAAGGCCGACCTCGAACGCGACGCGTTGCTCACTGAAGCCGAGAGCGCGACCGATCCGCATCGGATCGCGGAGATCCAGACCCGCCTCGTCGACATCGATGCGCATTCGGCGCCGAGCCGCGCCGCCGCGATTCTCTCCGGCCTCGGCTTCTCCGCCGCCGATCAGCTCCGTCCCTGCGCCGAATTCTCCGGCGGCTGGCGCATGCGCGTCGCGCTTGCCGCCACGCTGTTCGCGGCGCCCGATCTGTTGCTGCTCGACGAGCCCACCAACTATCTCGATCTCGAAGGCACGCTGTGGCTGGAGGATCACCTTGCGCATTATCCGCGCACGGTGATCGTGATCAGCCACGACCGCGACCTGCTCGAAAGCTCGGTCGACCAGATCCTGCATCTGGAGCGCGGCAAGCTCACGCTCTACAAGGGCAGCTATTCCTCGTTCGAGGAGCAGCGCGCCGCGCGCGAGTTGCTCGATGCCAAGGCTGTCAAGCGCCAGGAGGCCGAACGCGCGCGCCTGCAGGCCTTCGTCGACCGCTTCAAGGCCAAGGCCTCGAAGGCCCGGCAGGCGCAGTCGCGCGTCAAGATGCTGGAGCGGCTGAAGCCGATCACCGCGCTGGTCACCGAGGACGTGCGCGAGATCAGCTTTCCCGCGCCGGAGAAGATCCTCTCGCCGCCGATCATCGCGGTCGACAACGCCTCGGTCGGCTACGATCCGGCCGCGCCCGTGCTCAATCGCGTCACCTTGCGCATCGACAACGACGACCGCATCGCGCTGCTCGGGGCCAACGGCAATGGCAAGTCGACGCTGGTCAAGCTGCTGGCCGGACGGCTCGCGCCGTTCTCCGGCAAGGTGACGCGCGCGGACAAGCTGTCGATCGCCTATTTCGCGCAGCACCAGCTTGACGAGCTCAACGAGGACGCCTCGGCCTACGACCATGTCCGCAAGCTGATGGGCGATGCGCCCGAAGCGAAAGTACGGGCGCGCGCCGGCGCGATCGGCTTCTCCGGCAAGGCGGCCGACACCAAGGCCGGCAAATTGTCGGGCGGCGAGAAGGCGCGGCTGCTGCTGGGCCTTGCCACCTTCTTCGGCCCCAACATGATCATCCTGGACGAGCCGACCAACCATCTCGACATCGACAGCCGCGGCGCTCTGGCCGAAGCCATCAACGAGTTTCCCGGCGCGGTGATCATGGTCTCGCACGACCGCTATCTGATCGAGGCCTGCGCCGACCGGCTCTGGATCGTCGCCGATCGCACCGTCACCAATTACGACGGCGACCTCGACGAATATCGCCGCCTGGTGCTCTCGACCCGCAACGGCGAGCCCGCCCCGCGCGAGCGCAACGCGCCAAGCGAAAAGCCGCAGCGCGCAAGGTCGGACAATCGCGGCTCGCTGAAGAAGCGCATCGCGGAGGCCGAAGCCGAGATCGCCCGCGTCAGCGAGATCATCGCCAAGATCGACACCGCGCTGGCCCTGCCCGACATCTTCACGCGCGATCCCAAGCAGGCCGCGCAGCTGTCGAAGGCGCGTGCCAACGCGGCCGACGCGCTGGCGCGGGCGGAGGAGCAATGGCTGGAGGCGAGCACGCAGTTCGACGAGGCGGCGGGGTAA
- a CDS encoding DNA polymerase III subunit chi translates to MTEVLFYHLQNMTVENVLPPLLEKSLERGWRVVVQSTSEERADALDAHLWTYRDDSFLPHATWRVSDAADQPIVLAIEEGNPNGAHVRFLVDNAALPEDAQGYARMVLLFNGDDPDALALARSAWTDCKARGFDVTYWQADERGRWQKRN, encoded by the coding sequence ATGACTGAAGTCCTGTTCTATCATCTGCAAAACATGACGGTGGAGAACGTGTTGCCGCCGCTTCTCGAGAAATCGCTCGAGCGCGGCTGGCGCGTCGTGGTGCAGTCGACCTCGGAGGAACGCGCCGATGCGCTCGACGCGCATTTATGGACCTATCGCGACGATTCGTTCCTGCCGCACGCGACATGGCGCGTGAGCGACGCCGCCGACCAGCCGATCGTGCTGGCGATCGAGGAGGGCAATCCGAACGGCGCCCATGTCCGCTTCCTGGTCGACAATGCCGCCCTCCCGGAGGATGCGCAGGGCTATGCGCGCATGGTGCTGCTGTTCAACGGCGACGACCCGGATGCGCTGGCGCTCGCCCGCAGCGCCTGGACGGATTGCAAGGCGCGGGGATTTGATGTCACCTATTGGCAGGCCGACGAGCGGGGCCGGTGGCAGAAGCGGAATTAG
- a CDS encoding leucyl aminopeptidase produces MSDAIKVGFVPLSSAARGILVVFCDDSLKVGPATAKALGGAVDLVKRAAAAAAFKGNSGAALDILAPEGVKATRLLVIGAGKATDLKTNDFLKFGGVAASKLPSGTAAMTVMAELPAGAMTSEQAVAVASGLRLRAYKFDRYKTKKKDGEEGGSRADISLAVGDAAAAKKAFVAAGHVIDGVMIARDLVNEPPNVLFPEEFARRASQLRKLGVKVEVLDVKAMQKLGMGALLGVGQGSARPSRTVIMRWDGGRKGEAPVAFVGKGVCFDTGGISIKPAGSMEDMKGDMGGAACVVGLMHALAARKAKANVVGAIGLVENMPDGNAQRPGDIVTSMSGQTIEIINTDAEGRLVLADVLWYVAKKVKPKFMVDLATLTGAIVVALGTHHAGMFSNNDELAERLLTAGIETGDKVWRMPLGPEYDKLIDSQFADMKNTGGRHGGSITAAQFLQRFVDGTPWAHLDIAGTAMGAPKTDINQSWGSGYGVRLLDRLVADHYERK; encoded by the coding sequence ATGTCCGATGCCATCAAGGTCGGCTTCGTCCCGTTGTCATCAGCCGCCCGTGGCATCCTGGTCGTGTTCTGCGACGACAGCCTCAAGGTCGGTCCCGCGACGGCCAAGGCGCTGGGCGGCGCTGTCGATCTCGTGAAGCGCGCGGCGGCTGCCGCCGCCTTCAAAGGGAATAGCGGGGCCGCGCTGGACATCCTGGCGCCGGAAGGGGTGAAGGCCACCCGCCTGCTTGTGATCGGCGCCGGCAAGGCGACCGACCTGAAGACGAACGATTTCCTCAAATTCGGCGGTGTGGCGGCGAGCAAGCTTCCCAGCGGGACTGCCGCCATGACCGTCATGGCGGAACTGCCGGCGGGAGCAATGACGAGCGAGCAGGCGGTTGCGGTCGCCTCCGGCCTGCGCCTACGCGCCTACAAGTTCGACCGTTACAAGACCAAGAAGAAGGACGGCGAGGAGGGCGGCTCGCGCGCCGACATCTCGCTGGCGGTCGGCGATGCCGCTGCCGCGAAGAAGGCGTTCGTCGCGGCCGGCCATGTCATCGACGGCGTGATGATCGCGCGCGACCTCGTCAACGAGCCGCCGAACGTGCTCTTCCCCGAGGAGTTCGCGCGCCGCGCCAGTCAGCTCCGCAAGCTCGGCGTCAAGGTCGAGGTGCTCGACGTCAAGGCGATGCAGAAGCTCGGCATGGGCGCGCTGCTCGGTGTCGGCCAGGGCTCGGCGCGGCCGAGCCGGACCGTGATCATGCGCTGGGACGGTGGCAGGAAGGGCGAGGCGCCGGTCGCCTTCGTCGGCAAGGGCGTCTGCTTCGACACCGGCGGCATCTCGATCAAGCCGGCTGGCAGCATGGAGGACATGAAGGGCGACATGGGCGGCGCGGCCTGCGTGGTCGGCCTGATGCACGCGCTGGCGGCGCGCAAGGCCAAGGCCAACGTGGTCGGCGCCATCGGCCTCGTCGAGAACATGCCCGACGGCAATGCGCAGCGGCCGGGCGACATCGTCACCTCGATGTCGGGCCAGACCATCGAGATCATCAACACCGACGCCGAGGGCCGTCTCGTGCTGGCCGACGTGCTCTGGTACGTCGCCAAGAAGGTGAAGCCGAAATTCATGGTCGATCTGGCGACCCTGACCGGCGCGATCGTGGTCGCGCTCGGCACCCACCATGCCGGCATGTTCTCCAACAACGACGAGCTTGCCGAACGCCTGCTGACGGCCGGCATCGAAACTGGGGACAAGGTCTGGCGCATGCCGCTCGGTCCCGAATACGACAAGCTGATCGACTCCCAGTTCGCCGACATGAAGAACACCGGCGGCCGTCATGGCGGCTCGATCACCGCGGCGCAGTTCCTGCAGCGCTTCGTCGACGGCACGCCCTGGGCCCATCTCGACATCGCCGGCACCGCCATGGGCGCGCCCAAGACCGACATCAACCAGAGCTGGGGCAGCGGCTATGGCGTCCGTCTGCTCGACCGCCTGGTCGCCGACCATTACGAACGCAAATGA
- a CDS encoding sulfur globule protein precursor codes for MLRKLSLAAVAAVALGAALAPTSASAHWHGGGPGWHGGGGWHGGHRWGGPRFYAPVSYGYGGCYVRRLVPTPWGPRWRLINRCY; via the coding sequence ATGTTGAGGAAACTTTCGCTTGCCGCTGTCGCTGCGGTTGCGCTCGGAGCCGCGCTGGCGCCGACCTCGGCCTCCGCGCACTGGCATGGCGGCGGTCCGGGCTGGCATGGCGGTGGCGGCTGGCACGGCGGCCATCGCTGGGGCGGACCGCGCTTCTATGCCCCCGTCTCCTACGGTTATGGCGGCTGCTATGTGCGCCGGCTGGTCCCGACCCCCTGGGGACCCCGCTGGCGGCTGATCAACCGCTGCTACTGA
- a CDS encoding tripartite tricarboxylate transporter substrate binding protein BugD yields MRFIALVSALLLPLSAAVAQDYPTRPITMLVPFAAGGPTDTIARLTAAGMAKSLGQQVIVENATGAGGTIGSTRAARAQPDGYTLLIHHVGISTAATLYRNLSYDTKTAFAPIGLVTNAPMTIIARADFPANTLKELVAYAQQQGDKLTYANAGLGAASHLCGMLFMTAIQKQLTTVPYKGNGPIMNDLLGKQIDLTCDQATNTTGPITAKQVKAYAITTKERLKSLPDLPTADEAGLKGFELGVWHGIYAPKGTPPAVIQKLTAALQAALKDPALVARFNDINTEPVSQDKATPEALGAMLTSEIDRWAPIIKAAGQYAD; encoded by the coding sequence ATGCGGTTCATTGCCCTGGTGTCGGCGCTGCTCCTGCCGCTCAGTGCGGCTGTCGCGCAGGACTACCCGACCCGGCCGATCACCATGCTGGTGCCGTTCGCCGCCGGCGGGCCGACCGACACCATCGCGCGGCTGACCGCGGCAGGCATGGCCAAATCGCTGGGCCAGCAGGTCATCGTCGAGAACGCGACCGGAGCCGGCGGCACCATCGGCTCGACCCGCGCCGCGCGCGCCCAGCCGGACGGCTACACGCTGCTGATCCATCACGTCGGCATCTCGACCGCGGCGACGCTGTACCGCAACCTCAGCTACGACACCAAGACGGCCTTTGCGCCGATCGGGCTCGTGACCAACGCGCCGATGACCATCATCGCGCGTGCGGATTTCCCGGCCAACACGCTCAAGGAATTGGTCGCCTACGCCCAGCAGCAGGGCGACAAGCTGACCTACGCCAACGCCGGCCTGGGTGCGGCATCGCATCTCTGCGGCATGCTGTTCATGACGGCGATCCAGAAGCAGCTCACCACGGTGCCGTACAAGGGCAACGGCCCTATCATGAACGATCTGCTCGGCAAGCAGATCGATCTCACCTGCGATCAGGCCACCAACACCACCGGTCCGATCACGGCCAAGCAGGTCAAGGCCTACGCGATCACCACCAAGGAGCGGCTGAAGAGCCTTCCCGACCTGCCGACGGCGGACGAGGCCGGCCTCAAGGGGTTCGAGCTCGGCGTCTGGCACGGCATCTATGCGCCCAAGGGCACACCGCCGGCGGTGATTCAGAAGCTGACGGCCGCGCTTCAGGCCGCGCTGAAGGATCCCGCCTTGGTCGCGCGCTTCAACGACATCAACACCGAGCCGGTGTCGCAGGACAAGGCAACGCCGGAGGCGCTGGGCGCGATGCTGACGAGCGAGATCGACCGCTGGGCGCCGATCATCAAGGCCGCCGGGCAGTACGCGGACTGA
- a CDS encoding efflux RND transporter permease subunit — MLRRLVAFALSQRLFVMLSVLLVIGAGAVLLPGLPIDAFPDVSPVQVKIIMKAPGLTPEEVEQRITVPIELELLGLPNKKVLRSTTKYALADITVDFEDGTDIYWARNQVSERLSNISRDFPEGVIGGLAPITSPLGEMFMFTIDSPELSLAERRTLLDWVIRPALRTVPGVADVNALGGYVRAFEIVPRNDALAARGISYDLFRRAIEANSRNDGAGRVNQGEDSALVRIEGSIRSIEDIKAIVVDTREGVPILVNDVATVKVGTLTRYGAVTADGRGETVEGLVLGLRGANAGQLIRDVRARLAELQGTLPKSVSINVFYDRSRLVNRAVGTVVRALGEATALVIVLLLLFLGNWRASLVIALSLPLAIVIALIIMRVVGMSANLMSLGGLAIAIGMLIDALVVVVENIVGNLGKHEPGKTLPLIHLIYRSVCEVLEPVASGVLIIIIVFVPLLTLQGLEGKLFIPVALAIIFALAGSLLLALTLIPVATSFVLKSASHRDPLLVRAAQRVYAPALDWALNNERKVMAAALIGLVAAGFAYTKLGKTFMPTMDEGDVIVSVETLPSVNLDESLAMNARLQTALLAVPDIAGIVARTGSDELGLDPMGPNQTDTFLVLKPAAERASDNREDLLQKLREVLSGFPGISLSFTQPIDMRVQEMISGVRGDVAVKIFGPDIARLNETAARLSAILSSIDGAEDVYTTLNEGAQYYTVAVNRMEAGRLGLTVDSIVNSLRTQIEGRTIGTALEEGRRTPILIRGSETTREAPTLLASLPLTLASGQHVALSQVARIQRVDGPVKIDREDGARMSVVRANVRGRDMVGFVEAARQKVATELPLPSGYRLTWGGQFENQQRAAARLSIVVPVAIGLIFVLLFTTFGAIRQALLVLVNIPFALIGGVFALVVTGEYLSVPASVGFIALLGIAVLNGVVLVSYFNQLRAHGLSEDRIVVEGAMRRLRPVLMTASITALGLIPLLFASGPGSEVQRPLAVVVIGGLLSSTLLTLILLPILYRRYGGTSKVAK, encoded by the coding sequence ATGCTCCGCCGCCTGGTTGCGTTCGCATTGTCGCAGCGGCTGTTCGTGATGCTGAGCGTGCTGCTGGTGATCGGCGCCGGCGCCGTCCTCCTGCCCGGCCTGCCGATCGACGCCTTCCCCGACGTCTCGCCGGTTCAGGTGAAGATCATCATGAAGGCGCCGGGTCTCACCCCTGAAGAGGTCGAGCAGCGCATCACCGTGCCCATCGAGCTGGAGCTGCTCGGCTTGCCGAACAAGAAGGTGCTTCGGTCGACCACGAAATACGCGCTGGCCGACATCACCGTCGATTTCGAGGACGGCACCGACATCTATTGGGCGCGCAACCAGGTCTCGGAGCGCCTGTCGAACATCTCGCGCGACTTCCCGGAAGGCGTGATCGGCGGTCTGGCGCCGATCACGAGCCCGCTCGGCGAGATGTTCATGTTCACCATCGACAGCCCCGAGCTTTCGCTCGCCGAGCGCCGCACCCTGCTCGACTGGGTGATCCGCCCCGCGCTGCGGACGGTGCCCGGCGTTGCCGACGTCAATGCGCTCGGCGGCTATGTCCGCGCCTTTGAGATCGTGCCGCGCAACGATGCGCTGGCCGCGCGCGGCATCTCCTACGACCTGTTTCGCCGCGCCATCGAGGCCAACAGCCGCAACGACGGCGCCGGACGGGTGAACCAGGGCGAGGACAGCGCCCTGGTCCGGATCGAGGGCAGCATCCGTTCGATCGAGGACATCAAGGCCATCGTGGTCGACACCCGCGAGGGCGTGCCGATCCTGGTCAACGACGTCGCGACCGTCAAAGTCGGGACGCTGACGCGCTATGGCGCCGTCACGGCGGACGGCCGCGGCGAAACCGTCGAGGGGCTCGTCCTCGGCTTGCGCGGCGCCAATGCGGGCCAGCTCATCCGCGACGTGCGCGCCCGGCTCGCGGAGCTGCAAGGCACGCTGCCCAAGAGCGTCTCGATCAACGTGTTCTACGACCGCAGCCGCCTGGTCAACCGCGCCGTCGGCACCGTGGTGCGGGCGCTCGGCGAGGCCACCGCCCTCGTCATCGTTCTCCTGCTGCTGTTCCTCGGCAATTGGCGGGCTTCGCTCGTGATCGCGCTCAGCCTGCCGCTCGCCATCGTAATCGCGTTGATCATCATGCGCGTGGTGGGAATGTCGGCCAACCTGATGAGCCTCGGCGGACTCGCGATCGCGATCGGCATGCTGATCGACGCCCTGGTGGTCGTGGTCGAGAACATCGTCGGCAACCTCGGCAAGCACGAACCGGGCAAGACGCTCCCCTTGATCCACCTGATCTACCGCTCGGTTTGCGAAGTCCTGGAGCCGGTCGCCTCGGGCGTGCTCATCATCATCATCGTGTTCGTCCCCCTGCTGACGCTGCAGGGGCTGGAGGGCAAGCTGTTCATCCCGGTCGCGCTGGCCATCATTTTCGCGCTGGCCGGCTCGCTGCTGCTGGCGCTCACATTGATCCCGGTCGCGACCTCCTTCGTGCTCAAGTCTGCCTCGCATCGCGATCCCCTGCTGGTGCGTGCGGCCCAGCGGGTCTACGCGCCGGCATTGGACTGGGCCTTGAACAACGAGCGCAAGGTGATGGCGGCGGCGCTGATCGGCCTGGTCGCGGCGGGCTTCGCCTACACCAAGCTCGGCAAGACCTTCATGCCGACGATGGACGAAGGCGACGTCATCGTCAGCGTGGAGACGCTTCCCTCCGTCAACCTCGACGAGTCGCTTGCGATGAACGCGAGGCTCCAGACCGCGCTGCTGGCCGTGCCTGATATTGCCGGCATCGTCGCCCGCACCGGGTCGGACGAGCTCGGCCTCGATCCGATGGGACCGAACCAGACCGACACGTTCCTGGTGCTCAAGCCCGCCGCCGAGCGCGCCAGCGACAACCGCGAGGACCTGCTGCAGAAGCTTCGCGAGGTGCTGAGCGGCTTTCCCGGCATCTCGCTCAGCTTCACCCAGCCCATCGACATGCGCGTGCAAGAGATGATCAGCGGCGTGCGCGGCGACGTCGCCGTCAAGATCTTCGGCCCCGACATCGCCAGGCTGAACGAGACCGCGGCAAGATTGTCGGCGATCCTCTCCAGCATCGACGGGGCCGAGGACGTCTACACCACGCTGAACGAAGGCGCCCAATATTACACGGTTGCGGTCAACCGCATGGAGGCGGGCCGCCTCGGCCTGACCGTGGATTCGATCGTCAACTCGCTGCGGACCCAGATCGAGGGCCGGACCATCGGGACCGCGCTCGAGGAGGGACGCCGCACGCCGATCCTGATCCGGGGCAGCGAGACGACGCGGGAAGCACCGACCTTGCTGGCGAGCCTGCCGCTGACGCTGGCCTCGGGGCAGCATGTGGCGTTGTCGCAGGTCGCCCGCATCCAGCGCGTCGACGGCCCGGTGAAGATCGACCGCGAGGACGGCGCCCGCATGAGCGTGGTGCGCGCCAACGTGCGCGGCCGCGACATGGTCGGATTCGTCGAAGCGGCGCGCCAGAAGGTGGCAACCGAGCTGCCGCTCCCGAGCGGCTACCGGCTGACCTGGGGCGGACAGTTCGAGAACCAGCAGCGCGCCGCCGCGCGCCTGTCGATCGTGGTCCCCGTCGCGATCGGCCTGATCTTCGTGCTGCTGTTCACCACGTTCGGCGCCATCCGCCAGGCCTTGCTGGTGCTCGTCAACATTCCCTTTGCCCTGATCGGCGGCGTCTTCGCCCTGGTGGTGACGGGCGAATACCTGTCGGTGCCAGCCTCGGTCGGATTCATCGCGCTGCTCGGCATCGCCGTGCTCAACGGCGTCGTCTTGGTGTCCTACTTCAATCAGCTGCGCGCCCACGGTCTGTCCGAGGACCGCATCGTCGTCGAAGGCGCCATGCGCAGGCTCCGGCCCGTGCTGATGACCGCGAGCATCACGGCGCTGGGCCTGATCCCGCTGCTGTTCGCTTCCGGGCCGGGATCCGAGGTGCAGCGGCCGCTCGCAGTCGTCGTGATTGGAGGATTGCTGTCCTCCACCCTGCTCACGTTGATTCTCCTGCCGATCCTGTATCGCCGCTACGGCGGGACGTCGAAGGTGGCGAAATGA